ATCGGAAACCGCGCCCTTTCGGGACCGCTCAACATCTGGAACGATCTGAGCGATATCATGTACCAGCGCGATGCCGGGTGGATATCCTTTTTCGCCAACAACGGCCAGGAAGTGATCGACATGGCCATACAATCCTTCAAGATCGCCGAACACAAAGATGTCATGCTCCCGGTGAACCTCAATCTGGACGGGTTCCAGCTCACCCATGTGGTGGAACCCATGGACATGCCCGACCAGGAAGAAGTGGACGCCTTTCTTCCCCCTTTCAAACCCATCGCGACGCTTCATCCCGACAAGTACGTGTCCATGGGGAACCTCGGCTTGCCGGACATCTACAACGAAGCGGCCATGGTCAAGGACGTGTTGCTGAAGAACTCAAAGAAGGTCATTCTCGAGGTCTGGAAAGAGTGGAAGCAGACCTTCGGCCGCTCCTACGAACCCGTTGAGGGACACAAGGCCAGGGGCGCGGATATCCTGCTTCTTGCCATGGGCTCCATGGCAGAAACGGCAGAAGTGGCCGTGAACGAATTGAGGAACAAGGGTGTTTCCGTGGGTCTTCTCAACCTGCGTCTCTGGCGGCCCTTTCCTTTCGAGGAGTTGAGAAAGGCCGTCAAGGGATGCAAGGTACTCGTGGTGCTCGACCGGGCCGTGTCCTACGGTGGTCCGGGAGGTCCGGTTTTCGCGGAGATCCGGTCGGCCCTGTACGATCAGCCGGACAGGCCCTTCGTGATGAACCGGATTATCGGACTCGGCGGCAGAGACATGGCCGTTGCCGACTTCGTGGAGATCGTCGGGAAGGCCCGGAAGGCCCTGACGGCGAAACCCAGTAAAGACTACGAAATATACGGTGTGAGGGGATCATGAATATAGTCGAAAACTTTGATCTGTACGCCCCGAAGCTTACGGATAGAAAAGAGTATTTCAGTCAGGGACACCGCGCCTGCCAGGGATGTGGTGAAGCGCTGGCCATACGGCTCATGTGCAAGGCCCTGGGCAAGGACACGATTATCGTCAACGCCACGGGATGCATGGAAGTCGTATCCTCCATGTATCCCACCAACGCCTGGCAGCTTCCCTGGATCCATGTCGCCTTTCCAAACGCGGCATCGGTGGGAGCCGGCGTCGAGTCGGCCCTGAAAATTCTCCGGCGCAAGGGAAAGATCGCCGACCGGGACGTAAAGACCGTCTGCATCGGCGGTGACGGCGGGACCTTCGATATCGGATTCCAGGCCCTCTCAGGCACCATGGAGCGGGGCCACGACGTTCTCTACGTCTGCCTTGACAACGAGGCCTACATGAACACGGGTATTCAGAGATCCGGCGCGACGCCCTTCGGCGCGTCCACCACGACGGACCCGGCCGGGCCCGTCAGCATCGGCAAGAGCCAGTGGAAGAAAAACATCGCCGAAATCATGGTTGCCCACGACGTGTCGTACGTTGCCACAGCCTGCCATAGTTATCCCGTTGATTTTATGAATAAAGTTAAAAAAGCACGGGCGGTGAAGGGTCCCAGTTTCATTCACTGCCTGACCGTCTGTCCCACGGGATGGAGAACGCCTACATCGGAGTGCATCAAAATGGGACGGCTCATCGTTGAGACGGGAGTATTCCCCCTCTACGAGGTGGAGGACGGCAAATATCGCATGACATACCGGCCGGAGCCTCTCAAGCCCGTCGAGTTATACATCAAGAAGCAGGGACGGTTCCGGCATCTTACACCGGACAGGATCCAGACTATCCAGGAACGTGTCAATCTCGAGTACCGAAAGCTGATCGACAAGGTCGAAGGGCTTCATTCCTGGAAAGAACTCGCTGATTAATGACGAAGACAACTCATAAGGTGATTCAGGCATGAAGAAAATAGCATTCAGTAGTTGGGACGGAAAAATAATAGACAACCGGAAGGGTCCTTCGTCAAAGGCGAAAGCGGTGGAGCCCCTGTTTCCCCGCCTGAGTTCGGGCGCTCCGGCATCGGCGATCATGGGCTGGAACGGCCTGGTCCTGGGAGACGCGGCGGCTGACGTACCCGCGCTTTCAATGGCCTATCTGAAGGAAGCCAGGAAAATTTCCTGCGGCGAGTGCTCCGTATGTATGCTGGGGATAGACACGCTTCTGGACATGATGGATGACCTTGCGGCGGGAACGGCCGACAAAACCGTTCTCTCCGAAATGGAACATATCGCCCGACAGGCTGCGGCAACCA
This portion of the Syntrophales bacterium genome encodes:
- the porA gene encoding pyruvate ferredoxin oxidoreductase; this encodes MSKRIGMEIAIAAAEAVALCRPEVIAAYPITPNTHIPEHLSDIVAAGRLDSEFICVESEHSALSACCGASGAGARTFTATSSQGLAYMSEIVPIVPAMRLPVVMIIGNRALSGPLNIWNDLSDIMYQRDAGWISFFANNGQEVIDMAIQSFKIAEHKDVMLPVNLNLDGFQLTHVVEPMDMPDQEEVDAFLPPFKPIATLHPDKYVSMGNLGLPDIYNEAAMVKDVLLKNSKKVILEVWKEWKQTFGRSYEPVEGHKARGADILLLAMGSMAETAEVAVNELRNKGVSVGLLNLRLWRPFPFEELRKAVKGCKVLVVLDRAVSYGGPGGPVFAEIRSALYDQPDRPFVMNRIIGLGGRDMAVADFVEIVGKARKALTAKPSKDYEIYGVRGS
- the porB gene encoding pyruvate synthase subunit PorB, giving the protein MNIVENFDLYAPKLTDRKEYFSQGHRACQGCGEALAIRLMCKALGKDTIIVNATGCMEVVSSMYPTNAWQLPWIHVAFPNAASVGAGVESALKILRRKGKIADRDVKTVCIGGDGGTFDIGFQALSGTMERGHDVLYVCLDNEAYMNTGIQRSGATPFGASTTTDPAGPVSIGKSQWKKNIAEIMVAHDVSYVATACHSYPVDFMNKVKKARAVKGPSFIHCLTVCPTGWRTPTSECIKMGRLIVETGVFPLYEVEDGKYRMTYRPEPLKPVELYIKKQGRFRHLTPDRIQTIQERVNLEYRKLIDKVEGLHSWKELAD